One region of Nitrospira sp. genomic DNA includes:
- a CDS encoding PAS domain S-box protein — MSSSQSFPDRKPPSTSPLFKPIDLARDSSIALQRVTLLYEAMPAALVAGLGCALALIAVNWHVVPHDRLLVWLMYHLILAAGRYGLARSFTANRPGLVNIERWDRAFLVGTTLAGLGWGASALLLFPESSPAHQVFLAFVLAGITAGAASTLAARFDAFLSFSLPMLTPLILRLFALDHEQALPMAICTMLFSLLMVYTAYRTSNTVLETLRLKYHNAQLVDQLTGQLQEGEQMELLLTVKTEHHRFIMEYAQDIIYRTDRSGRFTFINPAVIRLLGYHETEMLGHRALDFVHPDYRRPTERFYLRQFLRKTASTYCEFPLITHTQQTLWVGQNVQLLQRDQEVIGFQAVVRDISVRKQTEEALRVSQERYRALFESSPEMLLTVDARGTLLTVNTTTAAELGYEADELIGQPVAGIVHPDDHGSMEKHFADCLRRPGEVLRWNFRKMRKDGSLLWVREAARAVRNSDGQFDIIIVCENVTEQKGIEDALTQTRQLLESIVEHIPHMVFLKDAQELRFVQFNKAGEDLIGLPREALLGKNDFDFFPLEQAEFFTARDREVLTGGTMMDIPAEPIQTKDHGLRWLHTKKLPLYDQAGMPRYLLGISEDITDRKQREEAERLRLGKLETQQAVLHELAEDPAIHSGHPQQAFPVITEYAVSTFAVERAGIWLFDENQSALILQDLFEATPKHHLQGTTLSTGEYPAYLHALETEPYSLAAHDAQTDPRTKELTPSYLTPLGIVAMLDAPIRRHGRVVGVLCLEHIGPGRVWTTEEQTFAASLAAMATLTLEASDRRQAQEALEQHVRERTGELRRTTAHLQTIIEESPLAMIELDQAGLVTTWNAAATALFGWTKDEVLGKELPYVPPGQEEVSEDLWTAVMSGAAPRNLELRRQKKDGTLVDVNMWGSLLQGPAGQAVGSIGFFVDITKHKQLEDQLRQAHKMEGIGRLAGGVAHDFNNLLTVINGCATLLLDQVRAEDPLRRSLTEILTAGQRAAALTKQLLAFSRRQVLTFQVFDLNEALSSISSMIERLIGEDINLIRNLDSRPCTIRADRGQIDQVVLNLAVNAKDAMPTGGTLTMATQALLITPDSPVPHPALLPGAYAHLSIRDSGQGMDRTTLSHIFEPFFTTKEEGKGTGLGLATVYGIVKQSQGFIFADSTPGEGSTFELYFPLVEAPPLAATPTLPSRPHCGRETILLVEDQHAVRLLLTQALSDYGYTLLEASSGQEALRLVAAARTPIHILLTDVVMPQMTGPALAEHLRRQWPELRVLFMSGYAEGSVLPTFLAEPGTGFIQKPFLPTELAQKLRELLDPAK, encoded by the coding sequence ATGTCCTCCTCGCAGTCGTTCCCCGACAGAAAGCCTCCGTCGACCTCTCCATTATTCAAACCCATAGATTTAGCCCGGGACAGCAGCATCGCCTTGCAACGGGTGACGCTCCTTTATGAGGCGATGCCGGCCGCGCTGGTGGCCGGACTCGGCTGCGCACTCGCCCTGATCGCGGTCAATTGGCATGTCGTCCCGCACGACCGGCTGCTCGTCTGGCTGATGTACCATCTGATCCTCGCGGCAGGCCGATACGGGCTCGCCCGATCGTTCACGGCCAACAGGCCGGGGCTCGTCAACATCGAACGCTGGGACCGGGCGTTTCTGGTCGGCACGACACTCGCGGGTCTCGGCTGGGGCGCCTCAGCCCTGTTGCTGTTTCCGGAATCCTCACCGGCCCACCAGGTCTTTCTGGCCTTTGTGCTCGCAGGCATTACAGCCGGCGCCGCTTCCACCCTAGCCGCCCGCTTCGACGCCTTTCTGTCTTTCTCTCTTCCGATGTTGACGCCACTCATCCTGCGACTCTTCGCTCTCGACCATGAGCAAGCCCTGCCGATGGCGATCTGCACCATGCTTTTCTCGCTGCTCATGGTCTACACGGCGTATCGAACGTCCAACACCGTCCTGGAAACCCTCCGGCTGAAATATCACAACGCCCAACTGGTGGATCAACTCACCGGGCAACTGCAGGAAGGGGAGCAGATGGAACTGCTCCTCACCGTCAAGACCGAACACCATCGCTTCATCATGGAGTATGCCCAGGACATCATCTATCGGACAGACCGGAGCGGCCGTTTCACGTTCATCAACCCCGCGGTCATCCGGCTCCTGGGGTATCACGAGACGGAGATGCTCGGCCATCGTGCGCTGGATTTCGTTCATCCCGATTACCGCCGCCCGACCGAACGTTTCTATCTCCGGCAATTTCTCCGGAAGACGGCCAGCACCTATTGTGAATTCCCCCTGATCACCCACACGCAACAGACCCTGTGGGTCGGACAGAATGTGCAGCTACTGCAACGCGACCAGGAGGTCATCGGGTTCCAGGCCGTGGTACGCGATATTTCCGTTCGGAAACAGACCGAAGAAGCGTTACGCGTCAGCCAGGAGCGATACCGCGCGCTGTTCGAGAGCAGCCCTGAAATGCTGCTGACCGTCGACGCCCGGGGCACATTGCTGACGGTCAATACCACCACCGCCGCCGAATTGGGCTACGAGGCCGACGAGCTGATCGGTCAACCAGTGGCGGGAATTGTTCACCCGGATGACCACGGCAGTATGGAGAAGCATTTTGCCGACTGTCTCCGCCGGCCGGGAGAAGTCCTCCGCTGGAATTTCCGGAAGATGCGCAAGGACGGGAGCCTGCTCTGGGTGCGAGAAGCCGCCCGGGCCGTGCGTAACTCCGACGGACAGTTCGATATCATCATCGTGTGCGAAAACGTGACCGAACAGAAAGGCATCGAAGATGCCCTGACCCAGACGCGCCAACTCCTGGAGTCCATCGTCGAGCACATTCCCCACATGGTCTTTTTAAAAGACGCTCAAGAATTGCGCTTCGTCCAGTTCAATAAAGCGGGCGAAGACCTGATCGGCCTGCCGCGAGAGGCGCTGCTGGGAAAGAACGATTTCGATTTCTTCCCGCTCGAGCAGGCGGAATTCTTTACCGCCAGAGACCGCGAGGTCCTGACCGGCGGCACGATGATGGACATTCCGGCCGAACCGATCCAGACCAAGGATCATGGCCTCCGGTGGCTCCACACCAAGAAGCTTCCCCTCTACGACCAGGCCGGCATGCCGCGCTATCTCTTGGGGATATCGGAAGACATCACGGACCGGAAACAACGCGAAGAAGCCGAACGGCTGCGCTTGGGGAAATTAGAAACACAACAAGCCGTGCTGCATGAATTGGCGGAAGATCCGGCCATCCACAGCGGACACCCGCAGCAAGCCTTCCCGGTCATTACCGAATATGCGGTGAGCACGTTTGCCGTCGAACGAGCCGGCATCTGGCTTTTTGACGAGAATCAGTCCGCATTGATCCTTCAGGATCTGTTCGAAGCCACCCCCAAACACCATCTGCAGGGAACGACGCTCTCGACCGGTGAATACCCCGCCTACCTGCATGCGCTCGAAACCGAACCCTACTCGCTCGCGGCCCATGACGCGCAGACCGATCCCCGCACGAAGGAATTGACTCCGTCGTACCTTACCCCGCTTGGCATCGTGGCCATGTTGGACGCCCCGATCCGCCGGCATGGTCGCGTGGTCGGCGTGTTATGCCTCGAACACATCGGTCCGGGCAGAGTCTGGACCACAGAGGAACAAACGTTCGCCGCCTCCCTGGCCGCCATGGCGACCCTGACCCTGGAAGCGTCGGACCGCCGGCAGGCTCAAGAGGCGCTGGAGCAACATGTCCGTGAACGCACCGGCGAGTTGCGCCGGACGACCGCCCATCTTCAGACCATCATCGAAGAGTCCCCCCTGGCGATGATCGAATTGGACCAAGCGGGCCTCGTCACCACGTGGAATGCCGCCGCCACCGCCCTCTTCGGCTGGACCAAGGACGAAGTGCTGGGCAAGGAGCTGCCGTATGTGCCTCCCGGCCAGGAGGAGGTGTCGGAAGACTTGTGGACGGCAGTGATGAGCGGCGCCGCACCACGCAATCTCGAACTGCGCCGCCAGAAAAAGGACGGAACTCTGGTGGATGTGAACATGTGGGGGAGCCTGCTTCAGGGTCCGGCAGGCCAGGCGGTCGGCTCCATCGGATTCTTCGTCGATATCACGAAGCACAAACAACTCGAAGACCAGCTCCGGCAGGCCCACAAGATGGAAGGGATCGGCCGCTTAGCCGGCGGCGTGGCCCACGATTTCAACAACCTGCTCACCGTCATCAACGGGTGCGCCACGCTCTTGTTGGACCAGGTGCGGGCCGAGGATCCGCTTCGTCGCTCGTTGACCGAGATCCTGACCGCCGGCCAGCGTGCGGCGGCCTTGACCAAGCAGCTCCTGGCCTTCAGCCGGCGCCAAGTGTTGACCTTCCAGGTCTTTGACCTCAACGAGGCGCTCTCGTCGATCAGCTCCATGATCGAACGGTTGATCGGCGAAGACATCAACCTGATCAGAAATCTTGACTCGCGGCCCTGTACCATTCGCGCAGACAGAGGACAGATCGATCAAGTGGTACTGAATCTGGCCGTGAACGCCAAGGATGCCATGCCTACAGGCGGCACACTCACGATGGCGACGCAGGCCCTGCTGATTACACCCGACAGCCCCGTGCCTCATCCCGCATTACTCCCTGGAGCCTATGCGCACCTGTCGATCCGCGACTCCGGCCAGGGCATGGACCGCACGACCCTGTCCCATATTTTCGAACCCTTCTTCACCACCAAAGAAGAAGGCAAAGGAACGGGACTGGGATTGGCCACGGTGTATGGCATCGTCAAGCAGAGCCAGGGGTTCATTTTTGCCGACAGCACACCCGGTGAAGGGTCAACCTTCGAACTCTACTTTCCACTGGTGGAGGCGCCGCCGCTTGCGGCCACGCCGACACTCCCATCCCGTCCGCACTGCGGGCGGGAGACCATCCTGCTGGTCGAAGATCAGCATGCCGTCCGGTTGCTGCTCACCCAGGCCCTGTCCGATTACGGCTACACCCTGCTGGAAGCCTCAAGCGGACAGGAAGCCCTCCGTCTGGTCGCCGCCGCCCGCACCCCCATTCATATTCTGCTCACGGACGTCGTGATGCCGCAGATGACAGGACCGGCCTTGGCCGAGCACCTGCGTCGGCAATGGCCCGAGTTACGGGTACTCTTTATGTCGGGATATGCCGAGGGGAGCGTGTTACCGACGTTTCTCGCGGAACCGGGCACCGGCTTCATTCAGAAGCCCTTCCTCCCCACTGAATTGGCGCAGAAGCTCCGGGAATTGCTCGATCCCGCGAAATAG
- a CDS encoding class I SAM-dependent methyltransferase, which translates to MYATYIFPRLMDWVLRGERFQTERRLLLTPVHGLVLEIGFGTGLNLPHYPPTVTALHTVDPAPLLPDRVAVRVAQASFPVHIQHVSAERLPYDAASFDYAVSTFTLCTIPDPARALRDIRRVLKPDGHFLFLEHGRSDDPLIARWQDRLNPLQHVLACGCNLNRRIDRLILDAGLRLEQLDRYCLPGVPRIGGEMYRGTARVNGQSSLPSSLDT; encoded by the coding sequence ATGTACGCTACCTACATCTTTCCGCGACTCATGGACTGGGTGCTCCGGGGCGAACGGTTTCAGACCGAACGCCGGCTCCTGCTGACTCCGGTACATGGACTCGTCCTGGAAATCGGGTTCGGAACCGGATTGAACCTGCCGCACTACCCCCCGACCGTGACCGCTCTGCACACCGTCGATCCCGCCCCACTCTTGCCGGATCGAGTCGCCGTGCGGGTGGCACAGGCTTCGTTCCCCGTTCACATTCAGCATGTCAGTGCCGAACGATTGCCCTATGACGCTGCCAGCTTCGACTACGCCGTCAGCACCTTCACCCTCTGCACCATTCCGGATCCGGCGAGGGCGCTACGCGACATTCGCCGGGTGCTGAAGCCGGACGGCCACTTCCTATTCCTGGAGCATGGCCGCAGCGACGATCCCCTCATCGCCCGGTGGCAGGACCGACTCAACCCGCTGCAACACGTCCTGGCCTGCGGCTGCAATCTCAATCGCCGCATCGATCGACTGATACTCGACGCAGGCCTGCGGCTGGAACAGCTTGATCGCTACTGTCTCCCCGGCGTCCCAAGAATCGGCGGGGAAATGTATCGCGGCACCGCCCGCGTCAACGGACAATCATCCCTGCCTTCCAGCCTCGACACCTGA
- a CDS encoding leucine--tRNA ligase, giving the protein MSKTYDHQALESKWQTYWETHRPFRALDDQSKPKFYCLDMFPYPSGSGLHVGHLEGYTATDIVSRYKRMRGFNVLHPMGWDAFGLPAEQYAVKTGVHPAITTAQNIATFKRQMKRVGLSYDWERELSTTDQDYYRWTQWIFLKLFERGLAYVAEVPVNWCPALGTVLANEEIVDGKSEVGGFDVIRKPMRQWVLKITAYAERLLEDLTLVEWPTSTLEMQKNWIGRSIGAEVDFPLADRTGNLRVFTTRPDTLFGATYMVLAPEHPLVDVVTTPEQREQVTAYCEAASRKSDLQRQELDKAKTGVFTGGYAVNPVNQERLPIWIADYVLMSYGTGAIMAVPAHDERDWAFATQYHLPIREVIHGGQVDKAAFTDTDRGRVINSTTPDGSCSLDGLLPSEAIPTMTAWLETKGRGKKTINYKLRDWLFARQRYWGEPFPIVWVDGEPRPLPEEQLPLPLPETKNFKPSGSGESPLANLHDWLETTDPVTGKPARRETNTMPQWAGSCWYYLRFIDPKNAMQMVDPAKERYWMPVDLYIGGSEHAVLHLLYSRFWHKVLFDAGVVSTPEPFKKLVHQGIVLGEDNQKMSKSRGNVVNPDEMIDQFGADAVRLYEMFMGPLESMKPWSTRGVEGITRFLDRVWRLMIGDEGALSPAVTDTEPTPEQLRLLHYTIKKVTDDIDALRFNTAISQMMVFTNEMTKLEQRPRRLLEPFVLLLLPFAPHLSEELWERLGQQPSAGQQPWPQFDPALVVSDRLTIPIQVNGKLRGKLEVDAGASRGQVEPLAKKEVAEWLQGKEPKKVIYVEKKLINFVV; this is encoded by the coding sequence ATGAGCAAGACATACGATCATCAGGCCCTCGAATCGAAGTGGCAGACCTATTGGGAGACGCATCGCCCGTTTCGGGCGCTGGACGATCAGTCGAAGCCCAAATTCTATTGCCTCGACATGTTTCCTTACCCGTCGGGGTCGGGTCTGCACGTCGGGCACTTGGAAGGGTATACCGCCACGGATATCGTATCCCGCTATAAGCGGATGCGCGGCTTCAACGTGTTGCACCCCATGGGGTGGGATGCGTTCGGATTGCCCGCGGAACAGTATGCCGTGAAAACCGGTGTGCATCCTGCCATCACCACGGCGCAGAACATTGCGACCTTTAAACGGCAAATGAAGCGAGTCGGGCTTTCCTACGATTGGGAACGCGAGCTCAGCACGACCGACCAGGACTACTATCGTTGGACCCAGTGGATCTTTTTGAAGCTGTTCGAACGGGGTCTTGCCTACGTGGCCGAGGTGCCGGTGAACTGGTGTCCTGCCTTGGGAACTGTGCTGGCCAATGAAGAAATCGTGGACGGCAAAAGCGAGGTCGGCGGGTTCGACGTCATTCGCAAGCCGATGCGGCAGTGGGTCTTGAAGATCACCGCCTATGCGGAGCGATTGCTGGAGGACCTGACCCTGGTCGAATGGCCGACCAGCACGCTCGAGATGCAGAAGAATTGGATCGGCCGGTCGATCGGCGCGGAAGTCGATTTTCCCTTGGCCGACAGGACGGGCAATCTGCGCGTGTTTACGACCCGCCCCGACACGCTCTTCGGTGCGACCTATATGGTTTTGGCGCCGGAACATCCGCTCGTCGACGTGGTGACGACGCCGGAGCAGCGTGAGCAGGTGACGGCCTACTGCGAGGCGGCGTCCCGCAAGAGCGATCTGCAGCGTCAGGAGCTGGATAAGGCCAAGACCGGTGTGTTCACCGGCGGGTATGCCGTCAATCCCGTGAACCAGGAGCGGCTGCCGATCTGGATTGCCGACTATGTGCTGATGAGTTACGGCACCGGCGCGATTATGGCGGTGCCGGCGCATGACGAACGCGACTGGGCTTTTGCCACGCAATACCATCTGCCGATTCGGGAAGTCATTCACGGTGGGCAGGTCGACAAGGCGGCCTTCACCGACACGGACCGGGGACGTGTCATCAACTCGACCACGCCGGATGGATCCTGCTCTCTCGATGGATTATTGCCCAGCGAGGCGATTCCAACAATGACTGCCTGGCTCGAAACCAAGGGCAGGGGCAAGAAGACGATCAATTACAAGCTCCGTGACTGGCTCTTCGCCCGGCAGCGGTATTGGGGCGAGCCCTTTCCGATTGTGTGGGTCGACGGCGAGCCACGTCCCTTGCCTGAGGAGCAATTGCCGCTCCCCTTGCCTGAAACCAAGAATTTCAAACCGTCCGGCAGCGGCGAAAGCCCCTTGGCGAATCTCCACGACTGGCTGGAGACGACGGATCCTGTCACCGGCAAACCGGCGCGACGGGAGACGAATACCATGCCGCAGTGGGCCGGGTCCTGCTGGTATTACTTGCGGTTCATCGATCCGAAGAATGCCATGCAGATGGTCGATCCGGCGAAGGAGCGCTATTGGATGCCGGTGGACCTCTACATCGGGGGCAGCGAACATGCGGTGCTGCATCTGTTGTATAGCCGGTTCTGGCACAAGGTCTTGTTCGACGCCGGGGTGGTCAGCACGCCGGAACCGTTCAAGAAGCTCGTGCACCAGGGCATTGTGTTGGGCGAAGACAATCAGAAGATGTCCAAGTCGCGCGGCAATGTGGTGAACCCGGACGAGATGATCGACCAGTTCGGGGCCGACGCGGTGCGGCTCTATGAAATGTTCATGGGTCCGCTCGAATCGATGAAGCCCTGGAGTACCCGCGGTGTGGAGGGGATCACGCGCTTTCTCGATCGGGTCTGGCGGCTGATGATCGGCGACGAGGGCGCATTGAGTCCCGCGGTCACGGATACCGAGCCGACGCCTGAACAGCTGCGGCTGCTCCATTACACCATCAAGAAAGTCACCGACGATATCGACGCCTTACGCTTCAATACGGCGATCTCGCAGATGATGGTATTCACGAACGAGATGACGAAACTGGAGCAGCGGCCGCGCCGCCTGCTGGAACCGTTTGTGTTGTTGCTCTTGCCGTTTGCGCCGCATCTGAGCGAGGAGTTGTGGGAACGTCTCGGTCAGCAACCGAGCGCCGGTCAGCAGCCATGGCCGCAGTTCGATCCCGCGTTGGTGGTCAGCGACCGGCTGACGATCCCGATTCAGGTGAACGGAAAGCTCCGGGGAAAACTCGAGGTCGATGCCGGGGCTTCACGCGGGCAGGTGGAACCTCTAGCGAAAAAAGAAGTGGCTGAATGGCTGCAGGGGAAAGAGCCGAAGAAGGTCATTTACGTCGAAAAGAAACTGATCAACTTCGTGGTGTGA
- the holA gene encoding DNA polymerase III subunit delta: MSASVMSLELPQSFARSGVMPLYAVVGEEDYLRDQSVAALRAAALGPAADTGFNYDIFHGDDCSVEDVLACASEIPVFAERRVVVYKSVEKLPAREGEKLLSYFSAPNDTTTLIVVAVKLDGRMKWTQALTKGAVTVNCAPLREAQLSAWIRQEAAALGVRIHEEATQLLKEAGSESLYAVKRELEKLAAYVPPDRTVQSADVEALRGTESGASVFDLMNAIGAHDHGRALRILARNLENGEAPLRILGALIWQYRRLWKMKEQLKSGGREGEAARTLRMDPSRVRGFLAQFADAQLTQTFHWFLETDSKLKGGSGSAPVRVMEDLLFRLCGQPSKSASSGARVQPAPPVPRPTGSRPVSNVRTVTRKR, encoded by the coding sequence ATGAGCGCTTCAGTGATGAGTCTGGAACTGCCTCAATCCTTCGCGCGTAGCGGGGTGATGCCGCTGTATGCCGTGGTCGGCGAAGAAGACTATCTCCGGGACCAGTCTGTGGCCGCATTGCGGGCCGCAGCCTTGGGACCGGCGGCGGATACCGGATTCAATTACGATATTTTCCACGGAGACGACTGCTCGGTTGAGGATGTGCTGGCCTGCGCGTCGGAGATTCCCGTATTCGCCGAACGCCGCGTGGTGGTCTATAAGTCGGTGGAAAAACTCCCGGCCCGAGAAGGGGAAAAACTCCTCTCCTATTTCTCCGCTCCGAATGACACCACGACGTTGATCGTGGTGGCCGTCAAGCTGGATGGACGGATGAAATGGACCCAAGCCTTGACGAAAGGCGCGGTGACGGTCAATTGTGCCCCTCTGCGCGAGGCGCAGCTGTCGGCGTGGATTCGCCAGGAAGCGGCGGCGCTGGGTGTGCGCATCCACGAAGAGGCGACGCAGCTGCTCAAGGAAGCGGGGAGTGAGTCCCTCTATGCGGTGAAGCGGGAGCTAGAGAAGCTCGCCGCCTATGTGCCGCCTGACCGTACCGTGCAATCGGCGGATGTCGAGGCGTTGAGAGGGACGGAGTCCGGTGCATCCGTCTTCGATCTCATGAACGCCATCGGGGCGCACGATCATGGGCGGGCATTACGGATCCTTGCGCGAAATCTTGAGAATGGAGAGGCTCCGCTCCGGATTCTCGGTGCCTTGATCTGGCAATACCGACGGTTGTGGAAAATGAAGGAGCAGCTCAAATCCGGCGGTCGGGAAGGGGAGGCGGCCAGGACGTTACGGATGGATCCATCCCGGGTACGCGGGTTTCTAGCGCAATTCGCAGACGCGCAATTGACGCAGACGTTTCACTGGTTTCTGGAAACTGACTCGAAGCTCAAAGGCGGGAGTGGAAGTGCCCCTGTTCGCGTGATGGAAGACCTCTTGTTCCGACTCTGTGGCCAGCCGTCGAAATCAGCATCATCCGGAGCGCGGGTGCAACCAGCACCACCGGTCCCGCGCCCGACGGGTTCGAGACCGGTGTCGAATGTCAGAACCGTTACGCGGAAGCGGTGA
- the rpsT gene encoding 30S ribosomal protein S20 — protein MPVVHKSTIRRARQSEKRRLRNRATISSVRSILRKVQDAIAAKKPDEAKATLREATSALGKAVTKGVLKPNTASRRVSRLTVRVNALTASA, from the coding sequence ATGCCTGTTGTCCACAAATCCACGATTCGCCGTGCCCGTCAATCTGAGAAGCGCCGTTTGCGTAACCGCGCCACTATCAGCTCGGTCCGTAGTATCCTCCGCAAGGTTCAGGATGCGATCGCGGCCAAGAAACCGGATGAAGCCAAGGCCACCCTGCGGGAAGCCACGTCAGCTCTTGGCAAAGCGGTCACTAAAGGGGTCTTGAAGCCGAATACGGCCTCGCGCCGCGTGTCCCGGCTGACTGTGCGTGTGAACGCGCTCACCGCTTCCGCGTAA
- the pyrF gene encoding orotidine-5'-phosphate decarboxylase has product MMTRIDARDRLIVALDVPSAAEADALVARLGDQVRFVKVGLELYTVAGPDIVRKLVDRGKRVFLDLKFLDIEETVRRATARVAAMGATFLTVHANRKALMAAVQGRGSSDLKLLAVTVLTNFDGEDLREMGIQRSVQDLVTARAMLAAEVGCDGVVASGEEPQAIRAKVGPNLVIVTPGVRPAGKGTDDHARVTTPTQTIAAGADYLVIGRPIRDAQDPPAATAAILEEMQAAFDRRGH; this is encoded by the coding sequence ATGATGACACGGATTGATGCACGAGATCGGTTGATTGTCGCGCTGGATGTCCCTTCCGCGGCGGAAGCGGATGCGCTGGTGGCTCGCTTGGGAGACCAGGTGCGATTTGTGAAAGTCGGCCTGGAGTTGTACACGGTGGCGGGGCCGGACATCGTCCGGAAGCTGGTGGACCGCGGGAAGCGGGTGTTCCTTGATCTCAAGTTCCTCGATATTGAAGAAACCGTCCGGCGTGCGACGGCCCGGGTCGCCGCGATGGGTGCCACCTTTCTGACCGTCCATGCGAATCGAAAAGCGTTGATGGCGGCGGTGCAGGGACGGGGATCGTCCGATCTCAAACTGCTGGCGGTGACGGTGCTGACCAATTTCGACGGGGAAGATTTGCGGGAGATGGGCATTCAGCGAAGTGTTCAGGATTTGGTGACGGCGCGGGCCATGCTCGCGGCCGAAGTGGGCTGCGACGGCGTGGTGGCGTCGGGAGAGGAGCCGCAGGCGATTCGTGCCAAGGTGGGACCGAATCTGGTTATCGTGACCCCCGGGGTCAGGCCGGCGGGAAAAGGCACGGATGATCATGCGCGAGTGACGACGCCGACCCAGACCATTGCCGCCGGCGCCGACTATTTGGTGATCGGTCGCCCGATTCGCGATGCCCAGGATCCTCCTGCCGCCACGGCGGCCATCCTGGAGGAAATGCAAGCAGCCTTCGATCGCCGGGGACATTGA
- a CDS encoding PilZ domain-containing protein translates to MTGGNKQVAPLAPRSSPATVATTFHLRSFRRFPVQCSVYYSSDALQGSGVAWNLSLNGWRIDGTHPVEPGTVVTLCVFLPDQHPTVFIDRAVVRWSRGQEFGIEVNEIKADEHARLEQFVTALV, encoded by the coding sequence ATGACCGGTGGCAACAAACAGGTCGCTCCATTGGCCCCGCGCTCCTCGCCGGCTACGGTCGCCACTACTTTTCACTTGCGGTCGTTTCGTCGTTTCCCCGTTCAGTGTTCGGTGTATTACTCCAGCGATGCGCTCCAGGGATCCGGCGTCGCCTGGAACCTCTCCCTCAATGGGTGGCGTATCGACGGGACGCATCCGGTCGAGCCCGGTACGGTCGTGACTCTCTGCGTGTTTCTTCCCGACCAGCATCCGACCGTGTTTATAGACCGCGCGGTCGTGCGGTGGTCGCGTGGGCAGGAATTCGGAATTGAGGTGAATGAGATCAAGGCCGATGAGCATGCTCGCCTTGAACAGTTCGTCACAGCTTTAGTCTGA
- a CDS encoding PilZ domain-containing protein: MAKSQTSRSHSRVPVSCFLYYLGEGLVGTGKVCDLSVKGWRIDGDKPVTVGMKLTLRVFLPDQPKAIDVDGVTVQWVQDRVFGLETVRMSATAQARIHKFVESVLKESGSSRVA, translated from the coding sequence ATGGCTAAGTCACAGACATCTCGATCCCATTCCCGTGTGCCCGTCAGCTGCTTTCTCTATTATCTTGGGGAGGGCCTGGTTGGAACCGGCAAGGTCTGCGATCTTTCGGTCAAGGGTTGGCGGATCGACGGGGATAAGCCGGTCACGGTCGGTATGAAACTCACGTTGCGCGTCTTCTTGCCGGACCAGCCGAAAGCGATTGATGTGGATGGGGTGACGGTGCAGTGGGTGCAAGACCGTGTTTTTGGGCTTGAAACCGTCCGGATGAGCGCCACCGCCCAAGCACGCATTCACAAATTTGTGGAGTCAGTGCTCAAGGAGTCGGGATCTTCGCGAGTTGCCTGA